A stretch of Ligilactobacillus faecis DNA encodes these proteins:
- the jag gene encoding RNA-binding cell elongation regulator Jag/EloR: MKFWGKTTQIAIRSGLEKLHTTREQVEIKVISEGRRGFLGLGKKPAEVELLPKAVLPKKETRPQKNVEKQAKESELEDQLHKLGYYLADITQKMGIETTIEVVVSKKVVTYIFETKQEGILIGRHGKTLNALQLLAQDFLDRQSQKKLQVVLDAADYRARRKETLRLLAQKVAADALYQQEKQQLDPMPAFERKIIHAALAQNSQVTTYSCGNEPRRAVVVEPAKR, translated from the coding sequence GTGAAATTTTGGGGCAAGACAACGCAAATTGCGATCCGATCTGGCTTAGAGAAGTTACATACAACAAGAGAACAGGTCGAAATAAAAGTTATCAGCGAAGGCCGCCGTGGTTTTCTTGGATTAGGTAAAAAACCTGCTGAAGTCGAACTCTTACCTAAAGCAGTACTGCCTAAAAAAGAAACTAGACCACAAAAAAATGTTGAGAAACAGGCCAAAGAAAGTGAGTTGGAAGATCAGCTACACAAATTAGGTTATTATTTGGCGGATATCACTCAAAAAATGGGGATCGAAACAACGATCGAGGTCGTTGTTTCCAAAAAAGTCGTGACTTACATTTTTGAAACAAAGCAGGAAGGGATCTTGATCGGACGCCACGGCAAAACGCTCAATGCACTGCAATTATTAGCCCAAGATTTTTTAGATCGGCAGAGCCAAAAAAAGCTTCAAGTCGTGTTGGATGCCGCAGATTATCGGGCACGTCGCAAAGAAACATTGCGTTTATTAGCTCAAAAAGTTGCTGCCGATGCTCTTTATCAACAAGAAAAACAACAACTTGATCCAATGCCAGCGTTTGAACGCAAGATAATCCATGCTGCTTTAGCCCAAAACAGTCAAGTCACGACCTATTCTTGTGGAAATGAGCCGCGTCGTGCGGTCGTTGTGGAACCGGCCAAACGTTAA
- a CDS encoding MarR family winged helix-turn-helix transcriptional regulator, with protein sequence MFEHKPDHLEDELCFSIYTAQRFYNRFYTESLKQFGLTYAQYITLLVLWEADDKMIIRDLGLRLKLDTGTLTPLLKRMEKDGWITRTRTKEDGRKVFIELTAKARELEPKIKNQVTTCFASFNMTEAEYQQAVEFVKVLSKKLEDNNKLLLNTTRF encoded by the coding sequence ATGTTTGAGCACAAACCTGACCATTTGGAAGATGAATTATGTTTTTCGATCTATACAGCCCAACGCTTCTACAATCGGTTTTATACAGAATCGCTGAAGCAATTTGGTCTGACTTATGCCCAATACATCACATTATTAGTGTTGTGGGAAGCAGACGATAAGATGATCATCCGCGATCTTGGACTTCGTTTGAAGTTAGATACAGGGACTTTGACCCCATTATTAAAACGGATGGAAAAAGACGGTTGGATAACGCGGACACGAACAAAAGAAGATGGTCGTAAAGTATTTATCGAACTGACTGCTAAAGCACGTGAACTTGAACCAAAGATCAAAAATCAAGTCACGACATGTTTTGCTTCGTTCAATATGACAGAAGCTGAATATCAACAAGCAGTTGAATTTGTCAAAGTATTGTCGAAAAAACTCGAAGATAACAACAAATTGTTGCTCAATACAACACGTTTTTAA
- a CDS encoding DUF4422 domain-containing protein yields MENKVKIVIATHKQYAMPDDSMYIPLHVGASLHPELDLGYQKDNVGENISEKNNSYSELTGLYWAWKNLDADYIGLAHYRRHFGSKKRIGKERLAWIIKYTELAPLLGKYRVILPKKRHYYIETLYSHYEHTHYSNQLDATRRVIEKLYPDYLATYDQVLKQRSGYMFNMMIMQKDLLNDYCTWLFKILFALEKEMGASELSPFQQRFYGRVSEIIFNVWLQQQIKNGVIKTDEITELPLVYVEGVNWWKKGTAFLKAKFFHQRYENSF; encoded by the coding sequence TTGGAAAATAAAGTTAAAATAGTCATAGCTACACATAAACAGTATGCTATGCCTGATGACTCGATGTATATCCCTCTCCATGTGGGGGCAAGTTTACATCCAGAACTTGACTTAGGATACCAAAAAGATAACGTTGGGGAAAATATTTCTGAAAAGAATAATAGTTATAGTGAGTTGACTGGGCTTTATTGGGCTTGGAAGAATCTGGATGCCGACTATATCGGCTTAGCGCATTATCGGCGCCATTTTGGAAGTAAAAAACGCATTGGTAAAGAACGCTTAGCTTGGATCATTAAGTACACCGAATTAGCACCTTTGTTAGGCAAATATCGAGTGATCTTACCCAAAAAACGACACTATTACATCGAAACGCTTTACTCACACTATGAGCATACACATTATTCAAACCAACTTGATGCGACTAGACGAGTGATCGAGAAGCTTTATCCCGATTATCTTGCCACTTACGATCAAGTTTTAAAACAACGTTCTGGTTACATGTTCAATATGATGATCATGCAAAAAGATCTTTTGAATGACTATTGTACATGGCTCTTTAAGATTTTGTTCGCACTCGAAAAAGAAATGGGGGCATCTGAACTATCCCCATTTCAACAACGCTTTTATGGGCGAGTCAGTGAAATAATTTTTAACGTTTGGCTCCAACAACAAATTAAAAATGGAGTGATCAAAACGGATGAGATCACAGAACTCCCACTTGTTTATGTCGAAGGTGTAAATTGGTGGAAAAAAGGCACAGCTTTCCTAAAAGCTAAGTTTTTCCATCAACGGTATGAGAATAGTTTTTAA